A segment of the Candidatus Poribacteria bacterium genome:
TTCATGGTCACCACGGCGTTCCCGAAGCGGAACGCCACGTCGGTGGCCATTATGAGATTGATGCAACCTTGGGGGGTCCACTTGCAAATCCCGGTAGGACAGACGCACTCGCTGACACCGTCGATTACGCTGAAGTCGTCAGGCGCATCGTTGAGGTCGGCACGCAGCAGTCGTTCCAACTCATTGAAGCACTCGCTGAGAAGATCGCCACGGTCATTTTAGAACAATTCGCAGTGAATGAGGTCCATCTCATTGTCAAGAAGCTGCATCCTCCTATAGAGCAACCCATTGATTACTTTGCCGTTGAGATTTTTCGCAATGCCTAAATTCCATGCGATCATCTGTTTGCTCCTCTTATGGATGACAGACCCTGCCGCACAGGCTGGCGGTGAGAAAAAAACGCTGTTTCCAGGTATGGCAACGGGACTCCATCTTTATCGTTACGACTGGGATGTTGAGACATGTGTCCTGTATGTCGCTGAAATGTCCCGACATGAGCCGACACTACGTTTTGAGGTAGCACTCGCGAATGCCCAAGTCCTCGGAAAAGAAACCGTTCGGTCTATGGCAAACCGTCGGAATCAACGGGGTGACCGGCGCGTCCTTGTCGCAGTCAACGGTGGGTTCGGCGTCCTTGGGGATATGCGTGGTTACGGCGGCGTATTAGAGAGTCTGCATGTCCAGGACGGTGAACTCATCACCCAACCTAAAGATACCGAGGCGTGTTTTGGCGTAACCGAGTCCGGTGAATTTCTCAGCACTCCCGTGGAAATGAAAGCAAGCGTCCAAATAGGTGCCCACACGCTACCCCTCGGATGTGTTAATCAACGACGACTTGATGGGTGTCAGGTGACGCTCTACACACCACGGCTCGGTGAATCAACCCATACCAACCGACGCAGAGGCACAGAGATTATAATCGGCGGGCTTTCGCTCCCTTTAACCCCCAATTATACACACATCTACCGTGTGGACGGAGTCTCACGCGATGGAAATAGCACAATTCCCAGAGATGGCGGAATTCTTTGGATTAGCACACGGTTGAAGGGGTCAGGCGTTTCCGAGTTTAATACTGGCGCGAGCGGCACACTTACCCTTACGCTTTCACCACCTGAATGGAATCGAGTGCAACACGCGATTGGTGGACGGCTCCGACTCCTTAAGAATCGTAAAATAAATGAAACCCTTGTGAAGATGCATCACGCTGAAAGGCGGCATACGCCCGGCAAACGCACATCGGTGTTGAATTTGAGCCATGAACCGCGCACTGCGCTTGGCTACAATGCAGACACACTCTTTTTAATAGTTGCCGACGGACGGCAACCGAAGTACAGCACCGGATTAACCCTCTACGAACTCGCCGGCATTCTCATTGACCTCGGGGCAACCGAAGCAATTAATCTGGATGGCGGTTCCTCCAGCACCTTTGTCGTTAACGACGCGGTCATCAACAAGCCGTCAGGACAGCGAGAACGCGAGGTACTAAATGCCGTTTTTATCACAGCGGATGTCCCATAGACGCAGGATCATTTTCGGAGAGCCATTTTGAAAATTTATCGTAATGTGACGGACAAAATCTCAATATTTCTTTTTCTGCTATTCTATCCCATTTGGGTCGCCAATTCAGCGGATTCCCCAAAACTCCTGAAGGCGACTCCGCTATCACAGACCGCCATTCAATTACAATTTGATGGACAATTGCAGGCAGAGACCGCCGAAGACCTTAATAATTATCAAATTGCACCCGATGTCCAACTCGAATACGCCTTACTTGATTCACGACTGAATCGCGTCCTGCTCCTTACTTCGCCGTTAGAGGTCGAGAAAGCCTATCACCTCACACTTCTGAGTTCACAAACAGGAATTGTAATAACCCTTCCCCCTATAAATGAGATAACCTGTGGCGCAGGCGACTCTGTCACGTTCTCTGGCGACTTGCAAGATACGAGCCTGATTGTCAATAAAGATCGCAAAACGCGAAACAACAATGCTGGTGCCGAATCGATGCTCGTATGTGATCCAACTGGCACTGTTTTCTTCGTCGCTTTTGATCTGTATGATGCATTTGAAGATATGGGGATCCGAGAACCGACACAAGTCTTGGAAGCGACAATAAGCCTACATGTCCAGCAATGTGATACGGATGCTGTACAGACCGTCGTCTTCCGCCGTGTGTTGCTCCCATGGCGAGAGGGTAGGGGTATCTCCGAGCGTGCAGAAGATAACGAACTCACCTACAACAGCGCGTTGCATCGGAATCTCCCGTGGAACAGACCTCCCGCGCAAGCAATGTTGTCGGGCATAGACGGCGATACTGAAAGCGATTACAACGGCTCTGAGGATGTCGCCCATCGCATTGATGGCACATGTGAGATTCAGAGAGCAGGAAAGCGTTATGCATTTAAAAGCGACCGCCTCACCGATGCAGTCCGCTTTTGGGTAGCGAATCCCGATTATAACTACGGCTATCTCTTCGCCTTGCGTGATGGCAGTGCACCTATCGTTTTTTCGTCAAAAGAGACAGATGATGAAAACCTACGTCCACTCTTAACAATTCGATATAGGACACAATCGGGGGCGGAAACCGGACAGCGCTAAGTTCTCCCTCG
Coding sequences within it:
- the folB gene encoding dihydroneopterin aldolase: MDKIILKGIRFHGHHGVPEAERHVGGHYEIDATLGGPLANPGRTDALADTVDYAEVVRRIVEVGTQQSFQLIEALAEKIATVILEQFAVNEVHLIVKKLHPPIEQPIDYFAVEIFRNA
- a CDS encoding phosphodiester glycosidase family protein translates to MPKFHAIICLLLLWMTDPAAQAGGEKKTLFPGMATGLHLYRYDWDVETCVLYVAEMSRHEPTLRFEVALANAQVLGKETVRSMANRRNQRGDRRVLVAVNGGFGVLGDMRGYGGVLESLHVQDGELITQPKDTEACFGVTESGEFLSTPVEMKASVQIGAHTLPLGCVNQRRLDGCQVTLYTPRLGESTHTNRRRGTEIIIGGLSLPLTPNYTHIYRVDGVSRDGNSTIPRDGGILWISTRLKGSGVSEFNTGASGTLTLTLSPPEWNRVQHAIGGRLRLLKNRKINETLVKMHHAERRHTPGKRTSVLNLSHEPRTALGYNADTLFLIVADGRQPKYSTGLTLYELAGILIDLGATEAINLDGGSSSTFVVNDAVINKPSGQREREVLNAVFITADVP